A region of the Sarcophilus harrisii chromosome 3, mSarHar1.11, whole genome shotgun sequence genome:
aattgcAGAACTTCTCATCCTATCATTAAAATCTGCTACAATTTGCACACAGTCAACTTGTTCAACCTTATTTCCCAGTACTTTTATCTTACCCCCCTGTTCCAAACAGATCTTTGTCCCTTGTATCTCTTAGATACACCAGATTTGTTTTTCATCTTAGAATAAGTATGAAGAAAGGGCTAAGAAAAAGACTTCCTTAAGTCCTTAGGACTGATCCTATCCCCACCTATGTCACCATCTCCCAGTAAGGATGATTAAAAGTAAAACACAATGACAATGAACTTCAAGGCCAAAAGCACTTTATTTAGGGCTAGGACTACAAGGCAGTATGAATACCATTGATCCCTTTCCCTTGCAAAGATTGGGCTTCCATTTGCCCATAGACCCCCCACCACAGATAGATCTACATTTAGTGGTACTTGTGAGCCAAAGCATTGGCCACACCAGTCACCAGCTTCTGCCAAGCAGCCTGCACTTCAGGAGTGAATTCCTTGGTGAAATGACCAGCCAGAACAATAATCAGAACATTCCCAAGGAGctgtaggagagagagagaaaaagaaaaactcaggCACCTTATAAGGAAAAAGCTCTAGTCAAGATACCTGGGAAGTCTACCCATGTTCTCTTAATATAGTACTACTACTATAGAACCTATGTTCTCCCAGCCAAGGTCCGGAACTGTTCCCAGATCACCTATTACAGAGGAAGATATCATTTGTTCCTGTTGTCCTTAGTTCTTTATTCTAAAGgactctgtctcttcctctccagCTCCTCCTGTCCTCAGACACATATAAGATACTCAGTTCCATTTCTGTCCTAATCTATTTTCTTGGGTTTACCTTGCCTTCCTCTTCCTACTTAAAAACCCTTTCCTCCTTGCCCCCTAAAACTTCTTCAACTCTAAACTTGCTTCTCATAGCCCAAAGTTTATAACACTAAGAAAAAGAACTTGACAGACCTAATTCACCGACTTGAAAAGAACTAATCCGAATGGGAAAGAggttggaaagaaaagaaaaactaatcagttggaagaaaaagataaggaaagagagaagaggaaggaatgaaaaaatgggaatgaagaaaaaaggaagaaaaatgatattatattcACATAGAAGGGATGTAGAAGTCTAATCCAATCCCTTATTTTGTAACTGCAGACACAGACTCAGGTATAGAGTGACTTTCATaagatcacagaactagtaaagAAAAATCTGCATTTGAACCCCAATATTCCTCACTCCAAAGTCAAATGCATTTAGTGCAAACATTATGATTcccaatttaaaaagataataaatggagATGTAGTACTGTCTTTGCAAGATTAAGACATGAGACTTCCATGTTATTAATCAGAATTGGGGTATCAAACAGAGATAGAAGATGATGACAGAGAAGCAAAGATCCACAAAAAgtataaattagaggaaaagcaATTAAAACACCAAATATCCCACTTTTCAAAAGCAGAAAGGTTACTTGGGAATTATGTATCCAGTGAAAAAGGATGAGAAATATAAGGAGAATATGAATGTGTCAGAGTAAAATGattagagggaaagagaaaatggagcGGTTGGAGacaaattgaaaaagaataatcactaaagaaaaaaatggaaaggatgataggagaaatattagaaaaagtaaacaaaaagaagagaaagaaaagaactagaaaagaagcaatgaaggccaaaaaaaaaaaaaaaaaagaatgtatgatGAAAGAGAGATGGAAATTTCTATCAggagatagaaagaagagaatgtaaaGCTATAGTTGGAAAATAGATCTCCTTTGATATCTGAAGTTATTCATGACAAGCTTAGGGATGATCTGCTTTGTTTTGGTCCTGGCCCTTTTAAATACTCAATTACTTTAAGATCCTGTAGTTTAGTCTAACCATGACTAGCTTGCTGAGCTGCAGTGCTCATGACTTACCCTGAAGTTCTCAGGGTCCACATGCAGTTTGTCACAGTGCAGCTCGCTCAGCTTGGAGAAGGTAGCCTTGAGGTTGTCCAGGTTCTTGACGGCATCCCCAAAAGAGGTCAGCACCTTCTTGCCATGGGCCTTAACCTTGGGGTTTCCCAGGATAGCAGAGGCAGAAGAGAGGTTGCCAAAGGAATCAAAGAACCTCTGGGTCCAGGGGTAGACAACCAACAGTctgtagaaaaagggaaaaattagtcCAAATGTGTAGAAGACCCATCCAGAAGCTATCAGATACCCTTTGGGCCAGTCTGTGGCTCCTAGGCTTGACTTCAATTCCTGCCCCTGGTACTTACCTGCCTAAAGCTTCCCCACCAGTCTCCTCCACATTGACCTTGGCCCAAGTGGTGGTGATGGCGGTCTTCTCCTCAGCTGTGAAGTGAACCATGATGTCGGTCTTTGTGAGTTTGCTTGTTAACACTGGATGTGTGTCAAAAGCAGGTTGATGTGGCAGCAAGTCCTAGGCTGCCTTTTTATTTCCAGCCGTTGACCCCTTGGGCCCCTTTGTCTCACCAAACCGCTGAAGCTATTGGTCAGAGTCTTTTGGGGGTGGTGCTAAGGACAGGAGTAGTGGTTATCAGTACTGGACACTCAGTTGGCCAGTGTCTCTGTCTTTGGAGACCTGTAGGGGTCTCCTGTCCTTGCATGCTAATTCTCTAATCCAAATAATAGTGTCCCTTATgtaaatggaatagattagaaacaCAAAACACAGtcataaatataataatctacTATTTATAAATCTAGACTAGCCActaggataaaaattcactatttgtcaaaaaacttttggaaaatctggaaaatagtatagaagaaactaggtatagatacACATTTCATACCATATatcaaaataatgtaaaaatgaatCCATTATTTAGACacaaagggtgatatcataagcaaattaggagagtaaaaaatagtcagatctatggataagggaagaatgattggccaaacaagagatagaaaacattataaaacattttgattatattaatttaatgtaataatttcattacattaaattaaaatgattttgcacAAATCAAAAAAATACAACCATGACTGGAAGGAAAGCATAAATGTGGGGAACAATTTTtaatcagtatttctgataatggcatcatttataaaatagagaactgaatcaaatttataagaatacaagctattctcgaactgataaacagtcaaaggatatgaacagacagttgaggtgaagaaattaaagccctcaatagctatatgaaaaaaaatgctctgactTACTGTTTAgtgaaatgcaaactaaaacaactctgaggtatcacctcatgttctttagattggttaatatgaaaacaaaaaggaaaattataaatgtttgaaaagatgtaggaaaattgggacactagtgTATTTATGATGAAGTTGTGAATGTGTCCCactattctagagaacaatttggaactatgcacaaaaggCAATTAAACTGTGAATACTATTTGACTTAACAATACCACTGCTAAGTCTCTATcccaaaggagattaaaaaaaaaaaaggaaaagggcctatatgtacaaaaaatatttttagcaatcCTTTTctgagggcaaagaattggaatatgAAAgcatgctcatcagttgggggaatggctggataaattgtggtatgtgattattatgaaatattattgtgcttttaaaatgatgaacaggatgctctcagaaaaacctggaaagattccTGTGAGCCAttgaaaagtgaaatgtactatgcacaaagtaatagtaatattgtaagTTGAGCAGCTATGAACAATTTAGCTgttatgagcaaaaaaaaaaaaaaaaaaaaaaaaaaaaaagaactgatggtatctgaatatagagtgaaatatactttaaaaatctttatttttcttgaaggtttttctttttctttttggtctatgttttctttcacaatatgactattatggaaatattctgCATGATTCTACATGTAGAACTTATTTTGAATTGCTAACATTCTCAGTGAGGGGAGTCGGAAGagaatctaaatttaaaaatttaaaaacaattattaagaaagttttttatatgtaaatgtagaaaaataaaatgctaaatagaaaaaaaatactcaacAACATTGTTCAATAATCAACTATGAGTGACTTAGCTTAAAAATACTCAACAACattgtgcaataatcaactatgagtGACTTAGCTTTCTCACTTATGAGCCAAGATTCTCAAAGACACAAAATGGGAAATACTATTCATATTCAGAGAAACatctatggaatctgaatgcagatcaaagcatactattttcactttcaaaaaaaattgccttttgtggcttttcctttttgttctgatctttaacaccatgactaatgtgaaaatatgttgacataattgcacatatatatagcctatatcaaGTTATTTGATATGGGGGGGGgtagggatgggaggaagagaagggaaaaagtgaagcaaaaccttattaaaaaatgatgaaaactatctttatatgtaattggaaaaataaaatattatttaccaaAAAAGTAATATCTCTCATGTTCCCTACCTCTTGTTGGTTAGCTTTTCTCCTTCACCAAAAAGGTCAGCAGGTTTTAGTGGAGCAGAGGCCCTCTAggcagattaaaaataaaaattattaagaagagaatcaaatgaaaggGGAAAGTTTGAGGGTCAACCAATTCAGTCATACAGCATATGGTTATaccaaaatacatttaaaaaattaaattaactctttattaacagaaaagaaacaatCGGTTACAGACTAGTCATTTCAAGCTAGAGCAAAGGTAAATATCAAATACCAaaggataaagataaaaatggaaagatgaaaaGTATGTAAAATTTGAACAGTTCCAAAAGGGACCTTTTGAAATCGAATATCTACTCTGACAAATAGAAATCAagtaaaaaaagaactataatttatatttcttaaagaaatacaGTTACAGCAATAAGTTTTAAGcacaaaatgacaggaaaagataatgactaatattggaggggatgcgggaaaactgggacactgatgcattgttggtggaggtatgaatgcatccaaccattctggagagcaatttggaactatactcaagaagttatcaaactgtgcataccctttaacccagaaatgttactactggacttttatgccaaagagatattaaagaagggaaagggactcgtatgtgcaaaaaatgttattggcagccctttttgtagtggctagaaactggaaattgaatggatgcccatcaattagagaatagctgaataaattatggtatatgaatgttatggaatattattgttctgtaagaaatgaccagcagggatgaatacaaagaggcttggagagacttacatgaactgatgctaagtgaaatgagcagaaccaggagatcattatacacttcaaccacaatactatatgatgatcaattttgatggaagtggctctcttcaacaatgagaggatccaaatcacttccatttgatctgtaatgaacagaaccagctatacccagagaaagaatactgagaAATGTGTAAggatcacagcataacatttccactttttctgttattgtttgcttgcatttttgtttttttttctcagattatttttaccctctttctaaatccgatctttcttgtgcaacaagataattgtataaatatatatatatatatatatatattaattgtatttatcatatactttagtatatttaacatgaatgggactagctgccatctaggggagagggtggagggaaggaggtaaaaagttaaaacagaagtttttgcaaagggtcaaagttgaaaaataacccatgcatatgttttgtatataaaaagctataataaaaaaatcttatgattctaaaaaaataagttttaagcAATAAGCAATAAGATTAAAGAAGTTCAAAAATAACTTCAGTCATCATTAGTAAGAACCctcaatttggagtcagagatatGAATTCAAAACCTGTTTCTTAAAACTGTGTGATTAGTAATGGAAACAAAAACCTAATGAATATTTGATGTTTAAATTCccttataattttaaattctatcaCCTTGTAATCATCAGTATTTTCTGACCAGTGCTTAGCCCTAGATCTTTTTCCATTCCCATCTTTTGCTCAGGCTCCAAATCTTCTTTACTTCCTATTTTCAGACACACAGAACTGTCCCATAATCCTCATGCTCATATCCATTCTTACTCTAGTTCCTTAGGGTTCCCAAAGCATACTTTGTGACCCTCTTTCTCCTCTAAGaacttccctttctcctcccttcacATCTTCTagtctttcttctccctcctatAGTCAAAGGATTTCTTGCTTCaattgagaaataaagaaaaagaatggaaccCTAAGAAAAAACATTATAGAGCAGTTAGAGAAGTAATATTCAAACTCAGGAAATAGCTTAAAAATTacagaatactttttaaaatatgtctatctgtctctttctttctatttttctctctctttcctcaactTCCTGTGTCTTCATGATTTTGTCACTGTACATCTCTTTCTCTAtccccatttataaaaat
Encoded here:
- the LOC100925873 gene encoding hemoglobin subunit epsilon is translated as MVHFTAEEKTAITTTWAKVNVEETGGEALGRLLVVYPWTQRFFDSFGNLSSASAILGNPKVKAHGKKVLTSFGDAVKNLDNLKATFSKLSELHCDKLHVDPENFRLLGNVLIIVLAGHFTKEFTPEVQAAWQKLVTGVANALAHKYH